From the genome of Brassica napus cultivar Da-Ae unplaced genomic scaffold, Da-Ae ScsIHWf_1269;HRSCAF=1813, whole genome shotgun sequence, one region includes:
- the LOC125596730 gene encoding pentatricopeptide repeat-containing protein At4g38010-like, whose translation MEKSALLEFTSRCTSLRVFKQIQTQLISRHLLRDDSVVDKVVTFFGKSADFASYSCVFLRTILPSLSSYPYNTLLSSYAVCDKPRATILVYRTFLSNGFPPDTYTFPPLFKACGKFSGIGEGKQIHGSVTKMGFLSDVYVQNSLLHFYGTCGDLKSACNVFDEMPVRDVVSWTGVISGFSRIGLYKEALRMFLKMDVEANMATYVCALVASGRVGWLRLGQGIHGLIMKKAYLFSLEIGNALIDMYVKCEQLCDAKRVFGELKTKDKVSWNSMISGLVQCKKPNEAVELFFSLMQTSSGVKPDGHILTSVLSACASLGAVEYGRWVHEYVVRAGIKWDTHIGTAVVDMYAKCGCIETALEVFNGIRSKNVYTWNALLGGLAIHGHGHESLRYFEKMVKLGFKPNEVTFLAVLNACCHTGLVDEGRRYFYKMTTGEYNLSPKLEHYGCLIDMLCRAGLLDEALELVKAMPVKPDVLICGAILSACKSRETLTELPKEILDKFLEMEFEDSGVYVLLSNIFAANRRWNDVAKIRRLMKVKGISKVPGSSAIDVN comes from the coding sequence ATGGAGAAATCAGCTCTTCTGGAGTTTACTAGCCGATGCACCTCTCTCCGCGTCTTCAAACAAATACAGACTCAGCTAATTTCTCGCCATCTTCTTCGTGACGACTCAGTCGTCGATAAAGTCGTGACCTTTTTCGGTAAATCCGCAGACTTCGCATCTTACAGCTGCGTATTCCTCCGCACAATCCTTCCTTCGTTGAGCTCTTATCCATACAACACGCTCTTGTCGAGCTACGCAGTCTGCGATAAACCCAGAGCGACGATCCTTGTTTACCGAACGTTTCTGAGCAATGGATTTCCACCGGACACGTACACGTTCCCACCGCTTTTCAAAGCCTGCGGGAAGTTCTCAGGGATCGGAGAAGGCAAACAGATACATGGGAGCGTCACGAAAATGGGTTTCTTGAGCGATGTATATGTGCAGAACTCGCTTCTTCATTTTTACGGCACGTGCGGAGATTTAAAGAGTGCGTGTAacgtgttcgatgaaatgcctgtgAGAGATGTAGTTTCGTGGACCGGCGTTATATCCGGTTTCTCGAGGATTGGGTTGTATAAAGAAGCTTTGAGGATGTTTCTAAAGATGGATGTTGAGGCTAATATGGCTACGTATGTTTGTGCGTTGGTTGCTAGTGGGAGAGTGGGGTGGTTAAGGTTAGGGCAAGGGATCCATGGATTGATAATGAAGAAAGCTTACTTGTTCAGCTTGGAGATTGGTAACGCTCTTATAGATATGTATGTGAAATGTGAGCAGTTGTGTGATGCGAAGAGAGTCTTTGGTGAGTTGAAAACGAAAGATAAAGTTTCTTGGAACAGTATGATCAGTGGATTGGTTCAGTGTAAAAAGCCTAACGAGGCGGTTGAGTTGTTTTTTTCTCTGATGCAAACGTCTTCTGGGGTTAAACCAGACGGGCATATACTTACAAGTGTTCTCTCTGCGTGTGCTAGCTTAGGAGCTGTGGAGTACGGGAGATGGGTTCATGAGTATGTTGTGAGGGCTGGGATCAAATGGGACACGCATATCGGAACAGCGGTTGTTGACATGTATGCGAAATGTGGATGCATCGAAACGGCTTTGGAGGTTTTCAACGGAATCAGAAGCAAGAATGTGTATACTTGGAACGCTCTGTTAGGTGGTTTAGCTATCCATGGACATGGGCATGAGTCTCTTAGATACTTCGAAAAGATGGTTAAGCTCGGTTTTAAGCCCAATGAGGTGACTTTTCTCGCGGTTTTAAACGCTTGTTGCCACACCGGTTTGGTAGATGAAGGGAGAAGATATTTCTATAAGATGACAACCGGAGAATACAATCTGTCTCCTAAGCTAGAGCATTATGGATGCTTGATTGATATGCTTTGTAGAGCTGGATTGTTAGATGAAGCGTTGGAGCTTGTTAAAGCGATGCCGGTTAAACCGGATGTGCTTATATGTGGAGCTATTCTTAGTGCTTGTAAGAGTAGAGAGACATTAACGGAGCTTCCTAAAGAGATATTGGATAAATTTTTAGAGATGGAGTTTGAAGATAGTGGCGTTTATGTGTTACTGTCTAACATTTTTGCTG